The DNA region CTGGCTGGGTGTGCGAGCAAACCAACTCGCGCCTGCTGACCCTGCATGGTCTGGACGATGACTACAACAACTTTCGTGCCGGAACCGGGGCCGCGCTGGACGCCGCCATCAGTTCGGCGTACGACCGTGGCGAGCCCATCCTGTTCTACTACTGGCAGCCGGCTGGCCTGATGGCCAAATACGACTTCTACAAGATCGAACAAGATCCTTTCAATAAAGAATGCTGGGACACCATCGTCAGTGGCGAAGGGCAGTTGTGCTCCTCCGACTTTCTGGTGGCCCGCCTTGGCGTGGCGGTATCAAGCCTCTTTGCACAGGCCAATCCGCAGCTGATCGAATTTTTCAACAAACTGCGCATCGAGCCGGCGTTGATGAATCAAATGATCCTGACCATGACGGAGACACGCGCGCCGGCTGCCGATATTGCGGAACAGTTCTTGCGCACCCATCCGGATGTCTGGCAGGCCTGGCTTGCGCCTGAGGCCATGCAAAAGGCAAGCGCCGCACTGAGTGTGCCGCTCGAGCAGCCTGGCGCCGCCGGGCTCACGGCCTTGCCCGACAGCGCCGCGGCGCCAGAGGCTACCCTTGCGCCGCAGACCCGCGACGGCATTTTCCCACTATGGTCGGCCGCCGACTTTGTGAATCGCCATCTGATGAGCGTCGTGAAGGCATACGGGGGGGTGTTGCGCCAGGTCAGCGACTTCCTGCTGACGGGGATCCTGCTACCGGTAGAGCGCGGCATGCAAAACGTGCCGCCCTGGCTGTTCCTGGCCCTGGTCGCGCTGCTGTCCTGGCATGCCACACGCAAGGCGGTGTCGACGGTGTTGTTTGTTGTCTGCCTGTACGCTATTGGCGCCGTGGGCCTTTGGGACAAACTTATACAGACCTTCTCTTTGGTACTGGTCTCTACGGTGTTGTCTATCGTGGTGGGCATACCGGTGGGCATCGTCGCGGCGCGCAGCCGCTTATTGCGCCGCCTGCTCATACCGGTACTGGATGTGATGCAGACTTTGCCCAGCTTTGTGTATTTGATTCCGGTCTTGATGCTGTTTGGCCTGGGCAAGGTGCCGGCCCTGTTTGCCACCATTATCTATGCCGTACCGCCTCTCATTCGCCTGACTATTTTGGGCCTGCGCCAGGTCGACCATAACGTGATGGAGGCTGCACAAGCCTTTGGCGTGACCCCCTGGCAAATGCTGATCAAAGTGTCCTTGCCCTTGGCGCGACCCAGCATCATGGCAGGGGTGAACCAGACAACCATGATGGCGCTTGCCATGGTGGTGGTGGCCTCGATGATAGGCGCGCGAGGCCTGGGCGAAGACGTGCTGGCCGGCATTCAGACGCTGGATGTAGGGCGCGGCCTGCAGGCCGGTATCGCCATCGTGATATTGGCTATTGTCATTGATCGCATCACCCAGGCTTATGGCAAGCCGCGTCGCGCACGCAGCGGACAACAGCAAGTGCGGGAGATGCACTGATGGATGACATCAAGATAGAGATCAGAGAAGTCTACAAGGTGTTCGGCCGCGACGAGGCCAAGGCGCTGGCCCTGCTGCGCGAGGGCGCCGACCGCGGCACAGTGCAGGCAGAGACCCGGTGCAACGTGGGCCTGGCCGGCGTCAGCGCTGTTATCCCGACGGGCCGCATCACATGCATCATGGGCCTGTCGGGTTCGGGCAAATCGACGCTGGTGCGCCACCTTAACCGCCTGATCGACCCAAGCGCAGGTGAGATTCTGGTGGATGGCAATAATATTCTGAAGCTGACCATGCCAGAGCTGCGCGAGTTGCGTCGCCATCAGATCAGCATGGTTTTTCAGAGCTTTGGTTTGTTGCCGCATCTGAATGTGATGGATAACGTGGCATTCGGCTTGCGGGTACGCGGCGAAAGCAAGGCGCAGGCTTACAAGACAGCATTGCTGTGGCTGGAAAGGGTGGGCTTGCTGGAATACGAAAAAAACTATCCGGACGAGCTGTCGGGCGGGATGCGGCAACGCGTGGGCCTGGCCCGTGCTCTGGCGATAGACGCGCAAGTACTGTTGATGGATGAGGCGTTTTCGGCGCTGGATCCGCTAATTCGCTATGACATGCAGGATCAGTTGT from Pollutimonas thiosulfatoxidans includes:
- a CDS encoding glycine betaine ABC transporter substrate-binding protein; this encodes MRRLAKILGAMALGAAGIWPQVGAAQSALCNDGVPIKLAGQTWESAEFTTQLISRLLVDGYGCKTDIVPGTPAAIESALAQGDVDIIAEQWSGRSPIIEKAIQQGDVQVVGDTLIGGAQQGWYVPDYVVHGDPARGIQPMAPDLKSWRDLPQYKGLFKDPEVPTKGRFLNCPTGWVCEQTNSRLLTLHGLDDDYNNFRAGTGAALDAAISSAYDRGEPILFYYWQPAGLMAKYDFYKIEQDPFNKECWDTIVSGEGQLCSSDFLVARLGVAVSSLFAQANPQLIEFFNKLRIEPALMNQMILTMTETRAPAADIAEQFLRTHPDVWQAWLAPEAMQKASAALSVPLEQPGAAGLTALPDSAAAPEATLAPQTRDGIFPLWSAADFVNRHLMSVVKAYGGVLRQVSDFLLTGILLPVERGMQNVPPWLFLALVALLSWHATRKAVSTVLFVVCLYAIGAVGLWDKLIQTFSLVLVSTVLSIVVGIPVGIVAARSRLLRRLLIPVLDVMQTLPSFVYLIPVLMLFGLGKVPALFATIIYAVPPLIRLTILGLRQVDHNVMEAAQAFGVTPWQMLIKVSLPLARPSIMAGVNQTTMMALAMVVVASMIGARGLGEDVLAGIQTLDVGRGLQAGIAIVILAIVIDRITQAYGKPRRARSGQQQVREMH
- a CDS encoding betaine/proline/choline family ABC transporter ATP-binding protein (Members of the family are the ATP-binding subunit of ABC transporters for substrates such as betaine, L-proline or other amino acids, choline, carnitine, etc. The substrate specificity is best determined from the substrate-binding subunit, rather than this subunit, as it interacts with the permease subunit and not with substrate directly.); this translates as MDDIKIEIREVYKVFGRDEAKALALLREGADRGTVQAETRCNVGLAGVSAVIPTGRITCIMGLSGSGKSTLVRHLNRLIDPSAGEILVDGNNILKLTMPELRELRRHQISMVFQSFGLLPHLNVMDNVAFGLRVRGESKAQAYKTALLWLERVGLLEYEKNYPDELSGGMRQRVGLARALAIDAQVLLMDEAFSALDPLIRYDMQDQLLALQQRLQKTIVFITHDIEEALRLGQHIVILRDGKVEQVGTPDDIRNHPANEYVERFVVRRLV